The Cylindrospermum stagnale PCC 7417 genome segment TAATCAAGGTAATGTGATAGCACCAGAAAATACCCCTGTAACCATTGTGCTGCAACCCACTAAAGGGGGCGCTAAAATTGTGGCACAGTCATTGGTAATCAATGGACGAATTGTCTCAATTAAAGCATCGAGTCTGATGATTCCTGGTACTACTATTACCCATAAGCGAGCTAATGATAAAGCTGTGGAAAATGGTTCTGTTTGGGGGAGGATTGGCGGAAGTACCTTAGGCTTTTTAAATCAAGGCGATCCTGAGCAGTTTGACCGAGGAGCAATGCTAGGAAGTGCGGTGGGACTGGTTTCTGGCTTGCGTTCCGCAGAAAATACCCGTGTTGTGCAGATTCCCCAAAGTAGTGTTTATGTGTTATCACTTGAGGCTCCGATCAACTTATCTCCTCGCTAATCCAAGCCTCAATAGATCTGGCAAAACTTACTTTTGAATTTTGAATTTTTACAGGGGGTGCAGTATTGTTAAATGAAAGCTATGTCTGGTTTCAGCTTTCAGATACCGCTCTTGTATTGGTTGCCACTGCTGCCACAATTGATAACGATTTTCTGCTAATAAATTAGTTAGCCCACTTAACTGAGTGCGAGTTTCTGACTTAAAAATATCTAAGAGCCACTCAGCTAAAACCATACTATCTTGCAGTGAACCTAAAATTTCTTGAATACTTTTGACTTCGGCGATATGGGCTGCAAAAGATTCACCATATAATTCAGTAAATAACTCCATTTGGTAGCGGACACGTTTGGCTTGTTTCCGCAAATCATGAAGAGTTGCGCCTTGAGTTGCCAATTGTTCTTCTAGTTTTTCTGCTGTCCAATCGGCGGGGACTACTACCTCTGAGTCTACAATTTGAGTACCAATTAGCCAACCCGGATGCAACAATAAACTACTTACTTCTGGTAAAAGTAAATCTGGTAGGACTTGTTGAATTGGCAAAGATGCTAAAGGTTGATAACTGGGTTTATCTAACCAATCCTGAAATCCTTGTTTGAGTGATTTGTAAGTTTCATCCTTTAATGTTTTCTGCACCTTGGCAAGTTCAATTTCACGTTGTTTAGCTAAAGCGGCAAAGGCTGTTTCTAGAGATTCTTGTTCTTTACGGCGTAAATGTGGTTTGTAATTGGTTTCTAAAGCTTCTTTTAGTACATCCAAATCTCGGAGATTTCCCAGAATCCGGGCAATTTTAGCAATTCTTTTCTCGCTGATCGGTTTCGATAAATCCAAAGCCAGCCCAAACCTAGTTATATCAGTACGTAAGCGACGCATCCCTACTCGCATTTGGTGCAGTGCTTCTGGATCTTCATCTTTCTTAACTGATTTTTCCCACTTCCAGGTTTTATTCAAATGTTTTTCAATCGCCTGGTATGCGTAATCCCCTAGAGTTTTTACTGTTGTTTTTGTGGTTACTTTCATAATTGATAACAAGGAAATACTTAATCTGATGCTTGCATAATAGCATTAGAAAAAAATTGACATTTATCCTTTAATCGTTATTTTTATAACTAAGACTGATAGCGGTAAGGTTTGATTACAAGATTGTTGCATATATCACATTACGGTTCAGTTAAGGCTAAAAGCAGGGCGGAATGTAGGTTAGAAGCCAAGGTTTACACCTATATCCAATCAAAGGTTTTAGTAACAGCTTTCTTCCAAAGAGTATAATAGCTTTCTCTCTGTACAGCATCCATTTTCGGTTGCCAAGTCTGGTCTAAAAGCCAATTATCAGATAATTCCTCCAGACTACCCCAGAAACCTGTTGCCAACCCAGCAGCATAAGCTGCCCCTAAAGCTGTAGTCTCCGCTACTTGGGGACGAATCACTGGCACACCTAGCACATCGCTTTGAAATTGCATCAGCAGGTTGTTGTAAACCATCCCACCATCTACCTTCAAAGCAGTTAAATTTATCTGTGCATCTTCTCTCATGGCATCTAAAACTTCACGAGTCTGCCATGCTGTTGCTTCTAACACGGCACGGGCAATATGACCTTTATTTGTGTAGCGGGTCATACCCACCATTGCACCTCTAGCATCACTGCGCCAATAAGGAGCAAACAACCCAGAGAAAGCAGGGACAAAATAAACGCCACCGTTATCTGTAACTGTGCTGGCTAATGCTTCTACTTCTGCACTGCTTTGAATCAGTCCCAAATTGTCACGCAACCATTGGACTAGAGCACCTGCGATCGCAATACTACCCTCCAAGGCATAAACGGCCGGAGCATCACCCAACTTGTAAGCTACGGTTGTCAGTAAACCATGTTGGGAAATCACTTGTTGCTGGCCTGTATTCAGCAGCATAAAGCAACCTGTACCATAGGTATTTTTGGTTTCACCTACCTGAAAACAAGTTTGTCCAATCAATGCAGCTTGTTGATCACCTAAGTCAGCAGCAATGGGAACTCCTGCAAGAATGCCTGTAGCCTTGCCATAGATGGCTGATGAAGGGCAAATTTCCGGCAGCATTTGCCGGGGAATACCCATAATCTCCAAAATTTCCGGTTCCCAGTCCAGAGTATTCAAGTTCATCAGCAAGGTACGACTGGCATTGGTAACATCAGTAATGTGCAAACCGCCTTGTGTACCACCTGTTAAATGCCAAATCAAAAAGGTGTCAATTGTGCCAAAAAACGCGTTACCATTTTCAGCTGCGGCTTTTAATCCTGGTACGTTTGCCAATAACCACTTAATTTTGGGTGCGCTGAAGTAAGTAGCAAGTGGTAAACCAGTTGTGGCGCGAAAATGGTCTATACCACCATCTTCTGCTAGTTGATTACAGATGTGGTTCGTTCTGGTATCTTGCCAGACAATGGCATTGTAGTAAGGTTTGCCTGTTTTCTGATCCCAAACTACTATTGTTTCGCGCTGATTAGTAATGCCAACGGCTGTAATCTCAGCAACCGAAATATTACTCTGCTCTAAGGCATCTTTAATCACAGTTTGAGTGCATGACCAAATTTCTTCGGGGTCGTGTTCTACCCAACCAGGTTGAGGATAAATCTGCTGATGTTCTTTTTGTGCATAGCCAACTATTTTACCCTGCTTATCAAAGATGATGAAGCGAGTACTG includes the following:
- a CDS encoding CHAD domain-containing protein codes for the protein MKVTTKTTVKTLGDYAYQAIEKHLNKTWKWEKSVKKDEDPEALHQMRVGMRRLRTDITRFGLALDLSKPISEKRIAKIARILGNLRDLDVLKEALETNYKPHLRRKEQESLETAFAALAKQREIELAKVQKTLKDETYKSLKQGFQDWLDKPSYQPLASLPIQQVLPDLLLPEVSSLLLHPGWLIGTQIVDSEVVVPADWTAEKLEEQLATQGATLHDLRKQAKRVRYQMELFTELYGESFAAHIAEVKSIQEILGSLQDSMVLAEWLLDIFKSETRTQLSGLTNLLAENRYQLWQQWQPIQERYLKAETRHSFHLTILHPL
- the glpK gene encoding glycerol kinase GlpK produces the protein MTKYVAAIDQGTTSTRFIIFDKQGKIVGYAQKEHQQIYPQPGWVEHDPEEIWSCTQTVIKDALEQSNISVAEITAVGITNQRETIVVWDQKTGKPYYNAIVWQDTRTNHICNQLAEDGGIDHFRATTGLPLATYFSAPKIKWLLANVPGLKAAAENGNAFFGTIDTFLIWHLTGGTQGGLHITDVTNASRTLLMNLNTLDWEPEILEIMGIPRQMLPEICPSSAIYGKATGILAGVPIAADLGDQQAALIGQTCFQVGETKNTYGTGCFMLLNTGQQQVISQHGLLTTVAYKLGDAPAVYALEGSIAIAGALVQWLRDNLGLIQSSAEVEALASTVTDNGGVYFVPAFSGLFAPYWRSDARGAMVGMTRYTNKGHIARAVLEATAWQTREVLDAMREDAQINLTALKVDGGMVYNNLLMQFQSDVLGVPVIRPQVAETTALGAAYAAGLATGFWGSLEELSDNWLLDQTWQPKMDAVQRESYYTLWKKAVTKTFDWI